In one Leishmania major strain Friedlin complete genome, chromosome 13 genomic region, the following are encoded:
- the P5CR gene encoding pyrroline-5-carboxylate reductase — protein sequence MSELKIGFLGCGSMGECIMAGLLKAKALGPENTFICNRSASTNERLVSLYQVKSVSAVELAEKSDIIMLGVKPYGIVPVLETIKEKITPSKLVVSMAAGVPIATIENHCPPKTKVVRVMPNIPSYVGEGVTSISGNSAVTPDDEAVVMKLFSAIGKSYLVAESAIHGVVGVAGSSPAYVFMFMEALSDGAVRGGIPRAQSYEMAAQAVLGAAKMLQDSGKTPSALKDMVCSPGGTTIEAVRFLEKGGMRSSIIEAMIQCMEKSKEFERMYSE from the coding sequence ATGTCGGAGCTGAAGATTGGTTTCTTGGGATGTGGCAGCATGGGTGAATGCATCATGGCGGGCTTGCTGAAGGCGAAGGCGTTAGGGCCAGAGAATACCTTTATTTGCAATCGAAGCGCATCCACAAATGAACGGCTGGTCTCTCTGTACCAGGTGAAGAGCGTGAGTGCTGTTGAACTGGCTGAAAAGTCGGATATCATCATGCTGGGTGTGAAGCCATACGGGATCGTGCCTGTGCTGGAGACGATCAAGGAGAAGATAACACCATCCAAGCTCGTTGTATCCATGGCTGCGGGTGTACCTATAGCAACGATTGAAAATCATTGTCCTCCGAAAACAAAAGTCGTGCGGGTGATGCCGAACATTCCTTCATacgtgggggagggagtaACATCGATCAGTGGTAACTCTGCTGTGACGCCTGATGACGAGGCAGTAGTGATGAAGCTGTTCAGTGCGATTGGAAAGTCGTACCTTGTGGCGGAGTCGGCGATTCACGGAGTCGTCGGTGTCGCCGGGTCTTCCCCCGCGTATGTTTTCATGTTTATGGAGGCACTGagcgacggcgctgtgcgTGGTGGTATTCCCCGAGCGCAGTCCTATGAAATGGCTGCTCAGGCCGTTCTCGGTGCGGCGAAGATGCTGCAGGATAGCGGCAAAACACCTAGTGCTCTGAAGGACATGGTTTGCTCACCGGGCGGGACCACCATCGAGGCCGTTCGCTTTCTGGAGAAAGGCGGGATGCGCTCCTCTATTATTGAAGCCATGATTCAGTGTATGGAGAAGTCTAAGGAATTCGAGAGAATGTACAGCGAATAA